A DNA window from Thermosynechococcaceae cyanobacterium Okahandja contains the following coding sequences:
- a CDS encoding UDP-N-acetylmuramoyl-L-alanyl-D-glutamate--2,6-diaminopimelate ligase: protein MKLRELLNAAQIPTTVEHPALEEEVKHLSTNSWECQSGTLFIGMPGTRVDGGNFWPSALAAGAIAAIVSPGAKANDGSGCVLVVADIERACGALAAAFYNWPAQRLSLLGVTGTNGKTTTTHLIEHLLSTVGYPTALLGTLYSRWPGHYEVASHTTPFAVTLQEQLAAAAAAGCRFGVMEVSSHALAQHRVWGCQFEAAAFTNLTQDHLDYHRDLEDYFAAKAKLFTPDYLQGKAIINGDDPYGQRLAQQLPADQVWTYGLGAGADFTAVDLTYRVNGVTGTLHTPLGSGTLNSPLVGQFNVANVLAAIAMGAVVGLPLESMLKALQNFGGVPGRMEQVRLDPEQEITVLVDYAHTPDSLDNLLRAARPFIPGQLICVFGCGGDRDRSKRPQMGAIAARLADQVVVTSDNPRTEDPQRILDDILAGIPPQTPVIVEVDRRTAITTAILSAKPGDGVVIAGKGHEDYQILGTEKVHFDDREEARAVLQQRRSQS from the coding sequence ATGAAGCTACGGGAACTCCTTAATGCTGCTCAGATCCCTACGACTGTTGAGCATCCTGCCCTTGAGGAAGAGGTAAAGCACCTCAGCACCAACTCTTGGGAGTGCCAAAGCGGTACCCTATTTATCGGTATGCCCGGTACGCGGGTGGATGGTGGCAACTTTTGGCCCAGTGCTCTAGCAGCGGGGGCGATCGCGGCGATCGTCTCGCCCGGTGCCAAAGCGAATGATGGCAGTGGCTGCGTTCTGGTGGTCGCAGATATTGAGCGCGCCTGTGGTGCCTTGGCGGCTGCTTTCTACAACTGGCCAGCCCAACGCCTGAGCCTGCTGGGGGTCACGGGCACCAATGGCAAAACCACTACCACCCACCTAATTGAGCATCTGTTGAGTACGGTTGGCTACCCCACGGCGCTGTTGGGCACCCTCTACAGTCGCTGGCCGGGGCACTACGAAGTGGCAAGTCATACCACCCCCTTTGCGGTGACGTTGCAGGAGCAGTTGGCTGCCGCTGCCGCCGCTGGCTGCCGCTTTGGTGTAATGGAAGTGAGTTCCCATGCCCTCGCCCAACATCGGGTCTGGGGGTGCCAGTTTGAGGCCGCCGCCTTTACCAACCTCACCCAGGATCATCTGGATTATCACCGCGACCTAGAGGATTACTTTGCCGCCAAGGCGAAGCTATTTACCCCCGATTATTTGCAGGGCAAGGCCATCATTAACGGGGATGATCCCTACGGTCAACGGTTGGCGCAGCAGTTGCCAGCAGATCAGGTCTGGACCTACGGCCTTGGGGCAGGCGCTGACTTTACGGCGGTGGATTTGACCTACCGCGTTAACGGTGTCACCGGCACGCTACATACCCCCCTTGGCAGCGGCACCCTCAACTCGCCGTTGGTGGGGCAGTTTAATGTGGCCAATGTCCTAGCGGCGATCGCCATGGGTGCGGTGGTGGGGCTGCCCCTAGAGTCCATGCTAAAGGCCCTACAAAACTTTGGCGGCGTACCCGGCCGCATGGAGCAAGTGCGCCTAGACCCAGAGCAGGAGATTACTGTCTTGGTGGACTACGCCCATACCCCCGACAGCCTCGATAACCTCTTGCGGGCGGCGCGTCCCTTTATCCCGGGGCAGTTAATCTGTGTGTTTGGCTGTGGCGGCGATCGCGATCGCAGCAAGCGACCCCAGATGGGAGCCATTGCCGCGCGGCTTGCGGATCAGGTGGTAGTCACCTCCGATAATCCGCGCACCGAAGACCCCCAACGCATCCTCGACGATATTCTGGCGGGCATTCCACCCCAAACGCCCGTGATCGTGGAAGTGGATCGCCGCACCGCGATTACTACCGCCATCCTCAGCGCCAAGCCGGGGGATGGGGTGGTCATTGCTGGCAAAGGCCATGAAGACTATCAGATTTTGGGCACCGAAAAAGTACACTTTGACGATCGCGAAGAGGCACGAGCGGTACTACAGCAGCGCCGAAGTCAAAGCTAA
- a CDS encoding S9 family peptidase, protein MLETAPYGKWSSLLTAARVSAAATSISELRATPSGLLWLERRPQEQGRVVLVKEGQDLLPPPYSARSRVNEYGGGAYWCHGDDLYFVNDADQGIYQIAVDQPSPKRLYQDPHSRLADGCIHPVTQDLICVQEQHPPEGGSQQQLVVIRPTGEGRPLVQGAGFYGAPRFSPDGQTLVWLQWSPPYMPWDRCELWGATFNADGSLGTPYPIAGGASEAVQQPQWQGDTLYYVSDRSGWWNLYRYRNGAHEPVWQATYDAGVPLWVFGQSTYALVNSETAVFTYSDRGLWRLGVVSLIDGQWQPLACPYTEIHSLVSRTGDEVAFIGSSPTTPAQVVRVKLQQPRIQLPEPPIPKEWLSQPEVIEFPTSGGATAYGFFYPPCNPNYAAPAGTLPPLIVKSHGGPTAASGTGLDLRTQFWTSRGFAVLDVNYRGSTGYGRAYRDALRGQWGVADVADCVAGAAFLVAQGRVDGQRLAIRGSSAGGFTTLCALTFTDRFRVGASYYGVADLLALVQQTHAFEAHYFDILVAPYPEGADLYRQRSPLYHADRLRCPVIFFQGLKDAVVPPNQAEQMVAALQKKGVPVAYLTFANEGHGFRQASTIQTTLDAELAFYCRFLL, encoded by the coding sequence ATGCTAGAGACCGCACCCTACGGTAAATGGTCATCCCTGCTAACAGCGGCACGAGTGAGTGCTGCCGCTACATCTATTAGCGAATTGCGAGCCACCCCTAGCGGTCTCCTCTGGTTAGAGCGCCGTCCCCAAGAGCAGGGGCGGGTGGTACTTGTCAAGGAGGGCCAGGATCTATTGCCGCCCCCCTACAGTGCCCGCTCGCGGGTGAATGAGTACGGCGGCGGTGCCTACTGGTGCCATGGGGACGATCTTTATTTTGTGAACGACGCGGATCAGGGGATTTATCAGATCGCTGTGGATCAGCCCAGCCCCAAACGGCTCTATCAAGACCCCCATAGCCGCTTGGCCGATGGCTGTATTCATCCGGTGACTCAGGATCTCATCTGCGTGCAGGAGCAGCACCCGCCGGAGGGTGGCAGCCAACAGCAATTAGTGGTGATTCGTCCCACGGGCGAGGGAAGACCGCTGGTGCAAGGGGCGGGTTTTTACGGGGCACCGCGCTTTAGCCCCGATGGCCAAACCCTTGTTTGGTTGCAGTGGTCACCTCCTTATATGCCGTGGGATCGCTGCGAACTGTGGGGAGCGACCTTCAACGCCGATGGCAGCCTTGGGACTCCGTACCCCATTGCCGGTGGTGCCAGCGAAGCCGTGCAACAACCCCAGTGGCAAGGGGACACCCTCTACTACGTCAGCGATCGCAGTGGCTGGTGGAACCTCTACCGCTATCGCAACGGCGCTCACGAACCTGTTTGGCAGGCTACCTACGATGCGGGGGTGCCCCTGTGGGTCTTTGGCCAGTCCACCTACGCACTGGTGAACTCAGAAACGGCGGTCTTCACCTATAGCGATCGCGGCCTCTGGCGCTTAGGGGTTGTCTCCCTGATCGATGGCCAGTGGCAGCCCTTGGCGTGCCCCTACACCGAGATTCACTCCTTGGTCAGCCGCACGGGGGACGAGGTGGCCTTTATTGGCAGTAGCCCCACCACCCCAGCACAAGTGGTCAGGGTAAAGCTGCAACAGCCCCGAATCCAACTTCCTGAGCCACCCATCCCCAAGGAGTGGCTGTCCCAACCGGAGGTGATTGAGTTCCCCACTAGTGGGGGAGCCACCGCCTACGGTTTTTTTTATCCCCCCTGTAACCCCAACTATGCCGCGCCGGCGGGTACACTGCCGCCCCTCATTGTCAAAAGTCATGGGGGGCCTACAGCAGCCAGTGGCACGGGACTGGATCTGCGCACCCAGTTTTGGACCAGTCGAGGGTTTGCGGTTTTGGATGTGAACTATCGCGGCAGTACGGGCTATGGCCGTGCCTATCGGGATGCGCTGCGGGGGCAGTGGGGGGTTGCCGATGTGGCGGATTGCGTGGCCGGCGCAGCGTTTTTAGTGGCTCAGGGGCGGGTGGATGGGCAGCGCCTTGCCATTCGCGGTAGTAGCGCGGGGGGCTTTACCACCCTGTGCGCCCTCACGTTTACAGATAGGTTTCGGGTGGGAGCCAGCTACTATGGGGTGGCGGATCTGCTGGCGCTGGTGCAGCAGACCCATGCCTTTGAAGCCCACTATTTTGATATTCTCGTTGCCCCGTACCCTGAAGGGGCAGACCTCTATCGCCAGCGATCGCCCCTGTACCACGCCGATCGCCTCCGGTGTCCGGTGATCTTTTTTCAGGGATTAAAGGATGCGGTGGTGCCCCCCAATCAAGCAGAACAAATGGTGGCAGCGCTGCAAAAGAAGGGAGTGCCTGTGGCGTACCTCACCTTTGCCAACGAAGGCCATGGTTTCCGTCAGGCCAGCACCATTCAAACAACCCTAGACGCAGAGTTGGCATTTTACTGCCGCTTTTTACTGTGA
- the purF gene encoding amidophosphoribosyltransferase, translating to MTDVTLTDKPEEACGVFGVYAPHAEVARLAYFGLYALQHRGQESAGIATFAGETVHCHKDMGLVSQVFDEAILNTLPGEIAVGHNRYSTTGSSRVVNAQPVLVQTRLGSLALAHNGNLVNTYALREQVLACHEPTAVLASTTDSELIAWAIAQAVETGQSWHEGIIAAVQQCQGAYSLVIGTPGGLFGVRDPNGIRPLVIGRLLTAPTAAPHYVLASETCALDIIGAEYIRDVEPGELVHISDSTIRSYHWAESQRKLCIFEMIYFARPDSVMQSESLYSYRQRLGQQLGREAPAAADVVIAVPDSGVPAAIGFSQATGIPYAEGLIKNRYVGRTFIQPTQSMRESGIRMKLNPLRDVLMGQRVVIVDDSIVRGTTSRKIVKALRDAGAVEVHMRISSPPVTHPCFYGIDTDTQDQLIAATKSVAEIAAQIGVDSLSYLSWQGMISATYDSGDRFCSACFTGQYPIAIPDPVKRQKLVLEHIP from the coding sequence ATGACAGACGTAACATTGACCGATAAGCCGGAAGAAGCCTGTGGCGTTTTTGGGGTCTATGCCCCCCATGCCGAAGTTGCCCGCCTTGCCTACTTTGGCCTTTACGCCCTACAGCATCGCGGTCAGGAGTCAGCGGGGATCGCCACCTTTGCGGGGGAGACGGTGCACTGCCACAAAGATATGGGGTTAGTCTCCCAAGTCTTTGATGAAGCCATCCTCAATACCCTGCCCGGCGAAATTGCCGTAGGCCATAATCGCTACTCCACTACCGGGTCGAGCCGTGTTGTCAATGCTCAACCCGTGCTGGTACAGACTCGCTTGGGATCCCTTGCCCTTGCCCACAACGGCAACTTGGTGAATACCTATGCCCTGCGGGAGCAAGTGCTGGCCTGTCATGAACCCACCGCAGTGCTGGCCAGTACCACCGATTCGGAACTGATTGCCTGGGCGATCGCCCAAGCGGTGGAAACGGGGCAGTCGTGGCACGAGGGGATTATTGCTGCGGTGCAGCAGTGCCAAGGTGCCTATAGTTTGGTGATTGGCACCCCGGGCGGGTTATTTGGCGTGCGGGATCCCAATGGTATTCGCCCTCTTGTCATTGGCCGCCTACTGACAGCGCCAACGGCGGCTCCCCACTACGTGCTGGCCTCGGAAACCTGCGCCCTCGATATTATTGGTGCGGAGTACATCCGTGACGTTGAGCCCGGTGAACTGGTTCACATTAGCGATAGCACCATTCGTAGCTATCACTGGGCCGAGTCGCAGCGCAAGCTCTGTATTTTTGAAATGATTTATTTTGCCCGCCCCGATAGTGTCATGCAAAGCGAGAGCCTCTACAGCTATCGTCAACGCTTGGGCCAACAGTTGGGGCGGGAAGCTCCTGCCGCTGCCGATGTGGTCATTGCCGTCCCCGACTCCGGCGTTCCCGCCGCCATCGGCTTTTCCCAAGCCACCGGGATTCCCTACGCCGAGGGGCTAATTAAGAACCGCTACGTGGGGCGCACGTTTATTCAGCCCACCCAGTCGATGCGGGAGTCTGGCATTCGCATGAAGCTGAACCCCCTGCGGGATGTGCTGATGGGGCAGCGGGTCGTGATTGTGGATGACTCGATTGTGCGGGGCACCACCAGTCGCAAAATTGTCAAGGCGCTGCGGGATGCGGGGGCCGTTGAAGTCCATATGCGCATTTCCTCGCCGCCGGTGACCCATCCCTGTTTCTACGGCATTGATACCGACACGCAGGATCAACTCATTGCCGCCACTAAGTCCGTGGCCGAAATTGCCGCCCAAATTGGTGTTGACTCCCTCAGTTACTTAAGCTGGCAGGGGATGATTAGCGCTACCTACGATAGTGGCGATCGCTTCTGTTCTGCCTGTTTTACGGGGCAGTACCCCATTGCCATTCCCGATCCCGTCAAACGCCAAAAACTGGTGCTTGAGCATATCCCCTAA